The Akkermansia sp. RCC_12PD genome contains the following window.
ATCTCGGTTGAGACTACTGCTCGGCTGACAATTTGCTGGATGGCCAGCTCGCGCTCTTGATGGCTTATTCCGGAACTGGTGCTGCTCTTGACCAGTGCGGCGCGGATAGCCTGGAAAAAACCGACTTCCTCACGGATTTTCCGGGCTTCATCAGATGCGGATGCCAGGGCGAATGCCTTGGAAAGAGCCAACACGGCATCTTGATACCGACGATGCGCGTTCTTCTTGCCTTCCTCGGTATTTTCCCGTGCGGCCAGTTTTTGTTGCAGGTTTAGTATCCACTCAATAGCTCCAGCCATCATGACTAGTCGCTCCTGAGGGGTTCCATAAAGCGTCGAGAGGTAATCGAAGCCATGATACATATCCCGCAAAATTTCGTACTTCTCCATCATCACTGTGACGGCTTCCGCTTCGTCAACGCCAGTGTTTTCCTGGTCGTTTTTCGAATATTGCTGTAGTGCCGATTTCAGGCTCTGCGCAATGCCGATATAGTCCACAATCAGACCGGCGGGCTTGTCCTTAAACACCCGGTTTACGCGGGCAATGGCTTGCATTAGTCCGTGTCCTTTCATGGGTTTATCCACATACATGGTGTGCATGCTAGGAGCATCAAAGCCGGTAAGCCACATGTCCCGAACAATTACCAGCTTGAGCGGGTCGTTTGGGTCGCGGGCACGTTTGGCTAGGAGGTCACGTCGTGCCTTATTGCCAATGTGCTGTTGCCAGTCCTGCGGGTCACTTGCCGCGCCGGTCATCACAATTTTGACCGAACCTTTTTCATTATCAAGGCTATGCCAGTCGGGACGAAGCTTGATGATTTCCCTATACAGATTCACGCAAATACGGCGACTCATGCAGACCACCATGGCCTTGCCTTCCAAGGCAGCTACACGGTCTTCAAAGTGGGTGACCATATCTTTTGCCACCAGGGCAAGACGTTTGTCGCTACCCACCAACGCTTCTACCGTTGACCATTTCCTTTTCAGCCGTTCTTGCTCAAGTTCTGGGGAATTCTCTGTGAGTTCTTCAACTTCGGCATCGATTTTTGGCCTTTCATCTTCGTCAAGTTCGATCCGCGCCAACCGCGATTCATAATAAATCGGCACGGTAGCACCGTCCTCGACTGCGCGGCTAATGTCGTACACATCGATATAATCACCAAAGACCGCCGGGGTATTCACGTCGTCTTTCTCAATGGGCGTGCCGGTAAAGCCAATAAAGGATGCGTAGGGCAATGCATCTCGCATGTACTTGGCAAAGCCATATACTATTTTGCCGGTCTTCGCGTCTACTTTAGCCTTGAAACCGTACTGGCTGCGATGCGCCTCATCTGCGATGACCACGACGTTATCTCTTGTAGTGAGCGGTTCCGGAATTTCGCCAAATTTCTGCAAGGTCGTAAAAATCACCCCGCCCGATGCCCGATTCAAAAGCTGTTGCAAATTTTCCCGGCTGTCAGCCTGCACGGGCGTTTGCCGGATCAGGTCACGGCACATGCAGAATGTCGAGAAGAGCTGATCGTCCAGATCGTTACGGTCGGTGAGCACAACCAGGGTGGGGTTGGTCATGGCCGGATGTTTGATCAGTTGCCCGGCGTAAAAAGCCATAAGCAAGCTTTTTCCTGAGCCCTGAGTGTGCCAGATCACCCCGACGCGCTTATCGCCTTCTGGCGCGGTAGCCGCCACCGTGCTGTTAATGGCATGTCTTACTGCGTGAAACTGGTGGTAACCCGCAATAATTTTGACCAACCCTGAACCGGTCTCACCAAAAACCGTGAAGTTGCACAGCAGATCAAGGAGGCGTCCTTGCTCAAACACGCCTTCAATCAATGTAGGGAGCTCCGGTACGCCTTTGGGTGTTATGGATTGACCGTCAGTGGTGCGCCAGGGCATGAAGCGTTCAAGGTTGGCGGACAATGACCCCACCCGAGCGGCGGTGCCGTCCGAGATTACCAGTAGAGCGTTGGTGCTAAAGAGCGCCGGGATCTGCTGCTTGTAGGTTTGGAGCTGATTAAAGGCCCCGGCAAGGGTTGCATTGAGGCTGCCCGGCCCTTTCAACTCAATGACGCCGAGGGGAAGACCATTAACGAACACAACAACATCGGGTCGTCGGTTGCACTCTCCGCTGATGACGACAAATTGACTTACAGCCAGCCAGTCGTTTTGTTCCGGGTGTTCAAAGTCAAGAAGCTTAACATTCCCTGAAGTCAGGGTGCCATCCTCCGCGTAGTATTCAACATCCACACCTTCAGTCATCAGTTTGTGAATGCGTCGGTTCTCTTCAAGCAGGGATGGCCGTTCAGATTGGATCACCTTCTTTACAGCATCATAACGGGCCTCTTCGGGCACACCGGGGTTTAGACGGGCAACAGCCTCTTCAAAGCGTTTCTTGAGAATAGTCTCATCATGGCTCTCGCGCTCAGGACTCCTTCCATCAGGGCCGATATTTTCTTCCCTCTCGATACAATATCCTAGGGATTGTAACTGCTCCAACAACACGTGCTCCAATTCAGCTTCCGATAAAAACGTCATTATTCGTCTCCTTTCTCTTGTTCAAACTCCACGTCTACAGGCTTCGCTCCACGTGCGGCATTCAACGCTTCGACATAGGCTTCACGATCCAGTTGGTAAAGCAAGCGGCTTGCCTCAATGTTTAAAGTTATAATATCTGTGGAAGGCAGCATTACTCTTACGATAAGACTTCCTTCCTCGTCAATCTCGCATCCCAATGAAACATGTGAATCAACATGCGCATGCAAATGTTCAAAGCGCTCGTAGGGTTCGCGAGTCCGCACTAAGTCCAATTCAGCTTCCAAATACGCCTGATGCAAAAAGGTGACGATAGCATCAGCGGACAATACAGCCGAGCGACGGTGGTGCACAGACAACCGATTCAGAAAGCCATCGCGTCCATGACTGACTGGGCCAGCTGCATTGCGAAGATCACCAAGAGCAGTAGTCAGTTTGTAGTGCTGCGAAACCAGCTTAAGGAATTTGGTATTCTGGCTCTCGCCAATCTTTAAAACGCGTACCGCTGAAGCCACCCATTCGCCAAAGTCTAAACATGCACCTTTGGGTTTTACAGGATTGAGTGGTGAATCTAATTCATCAATTATGACTCGACAAATCACCTCAACGATAGCCTTGGCACAATCAATAGAGGCATCGTTATTCTCCTCCAAAGAGAGCTCCAGAGCCTCAAAAGTTTGCTGTAACATCGGTGCATCACGCCAATGCGCACAAGCTTCGCGAATACCAGGGCACCAGTCCTGAGTCATAATTCACCTCCCAATATACGTTCGACATCTTTGATGCGCAACTCACCGGAGATTAGCTTAGGCAATAACGTGTCACGGAGCTGGGCGAGAGTGCGGGTTTGGCGTTCGTTGGCTACAAGTTGTCTGTAAAGCGAATTTGCTAATTTTTCAAAACTCACTAGGACAGGACCAGAAGGAACGATAACAGGAATTGGTCGGAAATTGCTTTTACTGATTTCTTGGAATGTCGAACCGTTCGCATTGCCAATAATCGCATCCATATTTTCGCGACACCATAGAAGCACGAAAACATTAGACAGGATAGCATCGCATTTCATAGCAATAAACCCTTGATTGATTGCCGTTGGAACTTCAGTAATTGCTAAATAGCCAATTGGGGCGCGAGAAGAAAGCAACACTGTTCCTATTGGGAGCACTCCTGAGCTTATTTTTGCAAGGCCAGCATCCGTAATCATTCGGTCTGTATCCAGCAAAACCGGAAATTTCAAACTAGACAGGTCTTTAGGTGTAGCCCAGTGATGATGCCCCCCCTTCCAAAAATCAGGTTCCTTTGTGCTAGGTGTTGAACCACCACAAACAGACACTTCTGCACCGATCGTCGAATGATTCCACCCCTCTGGAACTCTCCCCAACTCCGAGTCGACCAAGCGATCGGGGAATAGATCGTAAAGGTGTGCGGGCAGGCCGGGCAGCGATTGGCCACGTTGCCAGCGGCCGTCCAGCTTGGCGCGCACCGGCTCAAAGTCCACAAACCAGGCCTTGAACAAAGCACGAGCCATTGCTTCCAGCGTTTCGTTCATGCGGCGGTTACATTCGATCTTGTCGTCCAGCGTTCCAAGGATATGGGCGATAGCGCGTTGTTCCGGAAACTCAGGAAATGTAATCGTTAGACGCTCTAACATTTCATTGTTAAGACTTGCTCGCGTGGACATAGTCGACATTGAATTGACCTCTGTACGAAATTTCGGGCTACGAAAGAAGTAACGAGCAAATTCTGGCACAATCTGTTTTCCTTTAGGTCGCAACCTCTTAGTAAAACCATTGAATGTCGCATCAGGAACATCCTCAAGGGCGACGCTACTCATAGCTAGCTCATCCAAAGTTTCACTTGTTCGAGTCAGAAAAACATCACCTCGCTCGACGGAACAGCGTAGCCGCTCCTGTTCCGTCGATTGAACAAGCTCAGTAAGCTGCTTTGGTACAGCTGAATTATAAAAAACATCCTTAAACGATAAAAAAGGAAATCCTGAGCCAAACTCAGACCGTGGCTTTGATAAGCCTGAGCAAAAGTCGTAAACCTCTGCTAACTTAAATGTTTGCCACTCACTCCCCATAGCCAAGCTCCTTCAAATTATCCTCTATGACCGCATCCAGCCGGGTTGCCTCTGCCCGCTGCTCCCGCCATAGCGTTGAGAGCCGCAGCATCTTTTCCTCGAAGGGCTCGCGGTCTTCTTCTTGTGCCGCCGCACCCACGTAACGTCCCGGCGTTAGCACATAGCCATGCTTGCGGATATCGTCTAGTGAGGCTGATTTGCAAAAACCCGGCACATCGGCGTATGCATCTGCTTCTTTTTCTCCTCGCCAGGCATGGTAGGTTTCAGCGATTTTTCCAATTTCGACGTCGGTCAGTTCACGCCGGGTGCGGTCAACTAATACGCCCATGTTGCGGGCATCGATAAACAACACTTCGCCGCGCCTGTCGCGCAAGGTGCGGTCGCGGCGTTTGCCGTTGGATTTGTCGCGAGCCAGGAACCACAGGCAGGCAGGAATTTGTGTGGAGTAAAAGAGTTGCCCCGGCAACGCCACCATGCAGTCCAGCACGTCAGCTTCAAGCATGGCTTTGCGGATGTCTCCCTCTCCGGACTGGTTGGAGCTCATGGAGCCATTGGCGAGCACAACGCCTGCCGTGCCAAAGGGCGCAAGATGGTGCACGATGTGCTGAAGCCAGGCGTAGTTGGCGTTACCTACGGGAGGCACGCCAAATTTCCAACGAACGTCTTCGCGTAGGCGTTCACCGCCCCAGTCAGAGATATTGAATGGGGGATTGGCCAGGATGAAGTCCGCCTTAAGGTCACGTAGTTCGTCCTTGTGGAAGCTGCCTTCGTTGTTCCAGCGAATGTCCGAGTCAATGCCGCGTACGGCCAAATTCATCTTTGCCAGTCGCCAGGTCGTGTAGTTGGACTCTTGCCCATAAATGGCAATGTCGCCGATGCGCCCGCCGTGCTCCTGCACGAACTTCTCCGACTGCACGAACATCCCGCCGGAGCCACAGCAGGGATCGTAGACGCGTCCTGAATACGGTTCGAGCATTTCGACCAGCACACGCACCACGGAACGCGGGGTGTAAAACTCGCCGCCACGCTTTCCTTCGGCCCCGGCAAACTGGCTCAGAAAATATTCATACACGCGCCCCAGAATATCTTTGGAACGACCGCTTTCCTCTTGCAACGCTATTCCGGAAATCAAATCAATCAGCTCCCCCAGCATTACCTTGTTCAAAGCGGGGCGGGCGTAGTCTTTGGGGAGTACGCCTTTAAGGGACTCGTTGTCCTTTTCAATAGCTCGCATGGCATCGTCAATGAGCGTGCCAATGGCGGGAAGTTTTGCGCTGGCTCGCAGGTGTGACCAGCGGGCTTCCTTCGGCACCCAGAATATGTTTTCCGCAAGATATTCGTCCTTATCTTCGGCAGCCAGGATATCTTCAGCTAGCAGGGATTTATGCTTGGCTTCGAAGGCATCAGATATGTACTTCAGGAAAATGAGCCCGAGGGCTACATGCTTGTAATCGCTTGGCTCCATGTTGCCGCGCAGTTTATCCGCCGCTTTAAAGAGCTCGGCTTCAAAACCAAGCTGTGCTTCATTTTTTTTGCTATCAAATTTTGCTTTTGCCATGCTTGAATGCGATTCTTGCTAGTTATGCTGGACTGTCTCCCCAAAGAAGTACCAGTTTATGAGTTACTGGTTTGGTGATTATTAATGTTGAGGGTTAATTTTGTCCAGCATAAAGGCTGGGAGGGTTGTTGCCACAGGAGGCGTGAGGTCGCTCTTCGTTGTGTTCCCGTCGCCATTGTTCCAGTCTTGTTTGCAAATGCTCCATGTTGTCAAAGATTTCACGATCCAGCAGTTCTCTACCAAGGCTGGCGTTGAGGTTTTCCACATAGCCGTTTTTCCGCAGTGGCCCATCCAGGCACAACGGATTATAACTGTGAATCGGATCATTCTCGTCAAAATACGGCCAATCTTCTTCCAACGTATCGCCGTTGCGCGTAACGATATTGTCCGGCAAAATGCCGCGCATGACGAGGTTCATGCGGGTAAGGTTGTACGTGTTTTCCTTGAGCTCCTGCATGGGAATAACCTTGATGAGATAGATCAGGTCTCGAATGGTCTTGGCACGCGCGCCGGAAGTGTTCCCCTGCTTGGATAGACCAGTCTCCAGCGTGGTAAAAAGCCCGAGAATATGTTTTTATGTGAAGGGTTGATCAAGCGGTTAAAGGCCAAAAGCGCAGTCATTACATGATCCGCTGAAAAGTCGCTGGCTTTGGCAATCCAGGTAGAGAACAGATGATCATAGGGGATGAAGTAGCCAATATTCTTCCGGACACTCTCGACTGTTTCACTATCCTCTTCCTTCAGATCGGAAAGATATTCATCTGTCCAATCGTTCTCCTTGAGGTGCTTGACCTCCTTGTCTGACAGTAACTTATAGAAGATGAATCCGAGTATGTAATCCTTGTATTCGTTGGCCTCGATCTTGGATTGCCTCTTATTGACGGACTCCCAATTTTTGCAGCGAGTTATTGCTTGTTCATAACGTGTTCCTGATGGATAGGGATACTCCCCATGTTGCTTGATAGCTTTCGATATCGATAGATTATTGCCGACTCAATGTTCGTTGATACGGTGCTGGTTTGCTACCCCCAGATACGACGATCATGAGGGAGCTAAGCCTTCGAATTAGTAGCGTAGACAGGTCATATTATCGAGAACAAAACCCGGAGTCTTCTCTGCAAAACCTCGACCGCATCCGTGACGGTGAGGAGGAAATAAAAGGGATTGCCCGGACAGAGAAGGATGGTAATCTATGACAATTCCTGTTATGAGCCGCCTTCTTGATTCTGTTTATTTACTTCTGCAAAAATCTGTATCTCCCATGCGTCCTAAAGAACTTGCCGCTGCACTCATCCAACGGGGAATGTGGCAATCTCAAGGAAAGACTCCCGACGCTACAGTCGGAGCGCGTATCTATGAGGATATCAAAAAGCATGGAAATCAATCCCGGTTCATCAAGGCCGCAGAAGGGCTCTTTAGTCTTAATCCGAACGTGAAAGTCGAATTGCCGGACCCAGGGGAAAAGGCAGGAAAGGCGGTTAAAAGGAAGCAGCCAGAGAAGTCAGCAGGTTCCTATTCTTTTTCGGACTGTGCGGAAAAAATCCTTCTTCACTTTTCCGGGAATGCGCCCATGCACTACAGAGATATTACCAGCAAAGCCCTGGAGTTGGGGTGGCTCAAGACGGAAGGGCTGACTCCCGAGGCCAGCATGTACGCGCAAATCCTGACAGAAATCCAGCGAAGAGAAAAACAGGGGAAGATCCCCCGCTTCGAAAAGTTGGGCAATGGAATGGTTGGGTTGACCATCTGGAAATCAACCGGCTTGGAACGTCACATTGATTCGTTCAATGATAAACAAAGAAAAGTCCTGATGGAACGGATGATGCAATTAACCCCGCAGGATTTTGAGGAATTGATTACTACTCTGTTGAGTAAAATGGGATTTTCCGAAGTGAGCAGGACTCCCTATGGCGGAGACGGGGGCGTTGATGTGCGAGGCATTATGACGGTACATGATGTCATTCATATCAAGCTGGCCGTACAGGCCAAACGATGGAAAGCCAATGTGCAGTCTCCTGTCGTCCAGCAACTTCGCGGCAGCTTGGGGACGGACGAACGCGGCCTGATTGTGACGACTTCCAATTTTTCCAGAGGCGCCAGGAATGAAGCGAGGCGCACGTCCTCCCATACCCCCATCGATTTGATTGACGGCGACCAATTGGTTTCTCTTCTTGTGGAATACAATCTGGGAGTCAGAAAGAATCGTTACCAGCTTCTGGAACTGACTCCTTCCTTCTTCTCTGATGAGGAAGAAATATAGATGTGACAGCTAAAAAGAAGCCAGCCACACCTGTTGGCAGGCTTCTGAATCGACAGCATCTCCATCCCTTTACTGCCTGCACCACCCGGAACATTCCTTCCTGTACTGGCACCAGGAGCATTGCATCCCGGGCTGGGGATGGAAACGTTCAGTAGTGATGCCTTCACAGGCAATCCTGTACAAGTCGGCGATGCGTTGCTTGCGCTGTTCGTTGGCTGGGTGAATCTTGACCCGGATCACCTGGGGCATCTTCGTCTTGGCCAGGTAGATCAGATCCAGCGACGGAGGCGTGTCTCCCGTGGCTTCTTCGATCATCATCTGGTAAGTGACCAGTTGAAGCTCGTGATCAAAGGCGGCGTGCCCGGCATCAGGTTTGGCGGCAGCGGATTTGTAGTCCACTGCCGTCAGGTCGTGCTGGACGAGGTCGATGACGCCTCGTACGGGAACCGACAGGCCGGGGATGGTAGCCGATAGGCCGACTTCCACTCCCAGGGGCATCTGTGAAGCAACCTCGTCGGAGGCCATGTAGGCCTTGACGGTGTTCCATGCACAGGAACGTATCTTCTTTCTCGTTTCTTCGTCGGCGTAGTCCACCGGGCCTTCCGTCTTCTCCAGCTCCAGAAAGTGGGCGGAGAAGGCTTCTTCCATGGCCGTCTCACTGCTGTCCTCTCCCCGCCACCGGGCGAGGTTGAAGGACTGAAGTGTTGCATGGATGGACTTGCCGACATGCAGGGCGACCGTCGTCGGTTTCTGTATCTGCGCCACCCTCTCGAAGAAAAAGCGCAGGGAACACGACAGGTACGATTTGACCGAGGAGGGAGACAGGTAGTTCGGGCGTACGGCAGAGGGAGAAGGAGTCTCCGGAGGAAACTTCTTCACCACTGCGATAGCCGGGTGCAGGGAGGATGAACGTATGGGACAGGTTACGGGGGCGATCATGGTCAGTACGGGTTGGAGTTGCCGGCATAGGCCGTGGCGGGACGGCGGGTGTAGTTGTTCCTGCCTGATGCCGAGCGTTTGGATGTCGCACCGGAGCGGTTCATCAGCTCGTCGATCAGCCCGGAAGCTTCCATGCGGTTGAGCATGGCAACGACCTTGTTGAATCTCCGGAAAGCCAGTTCGTTCAGGGCAGTGTCATCCAACCCGGCCTTTTCGGCCAGTTCCAGGATGAGAGACTGTTGCTTTTCCGAGCATTTCCATGCGGGAACGGTTGCGATAGAGGTCTCGGGAGCGCTTGCAGGCGGCGTTTGTCTCACGGATGATGTGGATGTCGTCTGTGAGCAGGAATCCCCGAAAACCGGTTTTTGAGCATGTTGTGAGCCGTAATGTTCATCGGGGACGAATCCTACCTGTTGGATCTGGGCATCGACGGCGGACTGAAGGGAGCCGTAGAGGCGTTCTGTTTCCGCAGCCAGTTCGGATGTGTGGGTGATTTCGGTTTCGATGGATACCTCGAACTGGTGGGAGGAATACCCGGGCAGTCCGAGGCGTTTGCTGTAGTTGGCGATGAGTTTGATAGCCATGATGGTGGTTCTTTCGTTGTTGATGGGTGGATATAGTAAAGCCGCCATGCCCCGGTATGGGAACATGGCGACTTTGTGAAGGATGACAGGCAGGTAAGAGCCTGTGTCTGGTATATATGACGGTGAGGGAGGTGTTATTTCATTGCTACTCTTTGGCCCCGGCTTCCCGTAGCAATTTCTCGCATTTCGTACAGTTATATCTGGTAGCCAGCATGAGAGCCGTGTTCCCTTCCTTATCTTCCATATTCACATTTACCCCGGCCGCTAACAACTCTTTCATGCATTCTCCACGGTCATGGCCAGAATAAGGACCAATCGCATACATGAGAGCCGTACGCCCGTCATTATCTTTAACATTCACGTTTGCTCCCGCTCCCAGCAATGCTTTCACACTGTTTGTAAGCTCATTATAAGTAGCCCTCATTAAAGCCGTTTTTCCATCTTTATCCTTCACGTTTACGTCCGCACCAGCTTCTAGTAATGTTTTCACACAGTCCGGATACTTATCCTCAGTAGCCCACATGAGAGCTGTTCTCCCATCCTTATCCTGGGCATCCACATTTGCTCCTGCTTCCAGCAATGCTTTCACACTGTCTGTACGTCCATTATAGGCAGCTTCCGTGAGAGGCATTTCTCCTTTTTTATTCTTTCCGTTTACATCTGCCCCGGCTTTCAGCAATACTTTTACACAATCTGTATATCCTCTATTAGCAGCCAATATGAGCGCCGTATCCCCATTCTTAGCCTCCATGTTGAGGTCTGCCCCAGCGTCTATCAATGCTTTCACGCATTCCGTATGCCTACTATCAACAGCCCATATTAGAGCTGTATCCCCATCTTCTCCCTTCGCATCTACACGCGCTCCGTCCTTGATCAATTCCGTTACCCAATCGATATTCCCCTCTTTGACAGCTTTCATGAGAACCGTATTTCCTTTCGAATCTCTTTTATTGGCTTCGGGATTATCGGTTTTTCCACATGAGGAAAGGAGTAAGGTGGGAATCAACGCAAGAACGGCAACGCGACCGATTCGATATATTTTTGTATTCATATGTTTATGTGTTAGAATCTTTTCTTTCTGGTTACCACTTCATAGGAAAAGGAGACGTTTCGTTATACTTTCTATGATAGTAAACCGGGTTTGCCAGCCACCATATGCCTTGAATGAGAGCAAGGATGAATTCGGAAATCCATAAAATCCCAAGCGCCGGATTAGGATTAATGAATGCAGCAACAATGATCACAATATATATGATCCCCCATCCCCAGCTTCCATTGTAGAATTTATGAGCGCCAACGGGCCACAGGAAAATAGCCAGCAAACCTGCAATGATACTGCTTTTATGTCGCCCATGAGCATGGACGGACCGAACGGGTGCAGCCTGTGTTTCTCCTCCTTTCGCTCTGGAATGCTTCCGGAACGATCCAAAGCTTTTGAATATAAAAACCGCACCTATTAACATCAAAGGACCCAAGAATTTCGCTTTGGGCCATAAGTTGATGCAGATCACGCAAATCACCATTAAACCGGCTCCTATTGCCATATGTAACCATGCATCCTGAAGGAAGGGAGAGGTTTTCCTTTCCTGACCATTGTTTAGTGCAATGGGCAACGGAGGAGGCGTTGCTGTTGGTGGGGGAGAAGGGGGGGCCGCACACCAGGAGAACGCATCTTCGCAAGCTTTCCATGTTGCCCAGCCGGGAGTCCATACCAAGGAATTCGGCGGAAGCTTCCTATCCTGATATAGTTTCTTCAATTCTTCTTCCGAGAACGGTCCTTCCTGCGTGCCATCGGGACGTGTTATATGATAATCGTTCATGATTTTGTCAGAGTTTACCAGCCGCTTCCCTGATAAGTGCCGTCATTGAAACGTCCCGAATTCCGGGATCGTGGTACTTCACCAGCTCCGCCACATTGCGGGCAAGGCATGCGGTATTGATTTGATTCCGTTCGATTCCAGAGAGCCCTTCCGCTGCCCGGCGTTACAACTCCGCTTCCTCCGCATTTTTTGCAGATCTCCATGGCATTGTTTTCGTAAAAGTTATTGGCCGCACGAATCATTTGTTGCAACTGATAGTCCGAATTGTCGCCCCCACCCATACTGTTCTGTATCCACGCATTTGATTCATACTGGGGAACAGCGGGCTTCTTCGCACCAACCGAAAGGATGATGATCACCAGCATCAGTCCAATAACACAGACAGTATAATGGTTTATTCCGTACGTTTGCCCTTTTACCTGTAATGCCCGCAATCCCCATCGATGGATCTGATTCAGAATTTCATGGTTCTGCATCCAATCTGACAAGGACCTGTATTCCTTTGCCGTCGATGCCTTCATTTCATCTGGAGAAAAGGATTTCTCATGTTGTTCCGCATGAGCAGACGATGTGTTCGAATGGGATGCCGTACCTTCTGAACCGGGATGTGGAGGAAGAGGCGGCAGCTTGGCGCTGGAAATAAACCATTCAAAGGCGTCTTCACAGGGGTGCCATTGATCCCATCCTTCTGTCCAGACGTAAGAACCGGGAGGAATAGTCCGCTGATGATAAAGGCCTTTTAGCTCGTCTTCAGAAAAAGGTCCTTCCTGTGTGCTGCCCGGTCGAACAAGGTAATAGGAAATCATAAGAATCAAAGGTGTAGATTCATGAATTAAACGAGAGAAAGCGCTTCAGAGGAATAATGGCAACAGTCCTCCCAAGATAAGTATTGAGACAAGCATGAGGCCCAGGATGGCAAAGGAACGTTTCCATGAGCATTGGAAATTCCGGGCGACTACAAGGATGACCAGGATTTCAACGAAGAGAAAGAGCCATGACTGATTCACCCAGTTGCCAAGCATATCGAAGATGGCCAGACCAACGCACCACGGGATCAATGTTTTCCGGTTTATTGTAGCATCCTTGGGAGAAAGCAGCACAATATACCCGTACAACAATAGACCGGAGATGATGCTGATGAGGAATGGAAACGCCTCCCCAGGAGAAGAACCTTCCACGGTTTTCATGAATGCGTAGTATTCATCCAGTTCTCTCTGTGCTCTCGTATCCCCGACATTAGCTTTCTGCTGTAAATGACCTATCGACCATTCATTGTTGCTCTGAGCCATAGCAAGCTGCTGGCGCAACGCATTAGCCTGGGCCGTATCTCCTTTTCCCTCAGCTTCAGCAATAGCATTTTCCATCCGTAGGACTCCTATAGCACATTCCTTGGCTGTAGTGGCTCCTCCCATGTACTGCTGGTAAAGCTGCTGTCCATATCTCTGATCAGCCTGCGCAATACCTTTCTCCATATCTTCAGCCAAACCAGACTTTTTCGGAGGAGAACCGGGCTCATCTTGAGAAAACGCCTCAGGAGTATAAA
Protein-coding sequences here:
- a CDS encoding GYF domain-containing protein, with protein sequence MISYYLVRPGSTQEGPFSEDELKGLYHQRTIPPGSYVWTEGWDQWHPCEDAFEWFISSAKLPPLPPHPGSEGTASHSNTSSAHAEQHEKSFSPDEMKASTAKEYRSLSDWMQNHEILNQIHRWGLRALQVKGQTYGINHYTVCVIGLMLVIIILSVGAKKPAVPQYESNAWIQNSMGGGDNSDYQLQQMIRAANNFYENNAMEICKKCGGSGVVTPGSGRALWNRTESNQYRMPCPQCGGAGEVPRSRNSGRFNDGTYQGSGW
- a CDS encoding restriction endonuclease is translated as MSRLLDSVYLLLQKSVSPMRPKELAAALIQRGMWQSQGKTPDATVGARIYEDIKKHGNQSRFIKAAEGLFSLNPNVKVELPDPGEKAGKAVKRKQPEKSAGSYSFSDCAEKILLHFSGNAPMHYRDITSKALELGWLKTEGLTPEASMYAQILTEIQRREKQGKIPRFEKLGNGMVGLTIWKSTGLERHIDSFNDKQRKVLMERMMQLTPQDFEELITTLLSKMGFSEVSRTPYGGDGGVDVRGIMTVHDVIHIKLAVQAKRWKANVQSPVVQQLRGSLGTDERGLIVTTSNFSRGARNEARRTSSHTPIDLIDGDQLVSLLVEYNLGVRKNRYQLLELTPSFFSDEEEI
- a CDS encoding GYF domain-containing protein; the encoded protein is MNDYHITRPDGTQEGPFSEEELKKLYQDRKLPPNSLVWTPGWATWKACEDAFSWCAAPPSPPPTATPPPLPIALNNGQERKTSPFLQDAWLHMAIGAGLMVICVICINLWPKAKFLGPLMLIGAVFIFKSFGSFRKHSRAKGGETQAAPVRSVHAHGRHKSSIIAGLLAIFLWPVGAHKFYNGSWGWGIIYIVIIVAAFINPNPALGILWISEFILALIQGIWWLANPVYYHRKYNETSPFPMKW
- a CDS encoding ankyrin repeat domain-containing protein produces the protein MNTKIYRIGRVAVLALIPTLLLSSCGKTDNPEANKRDSKGNTVLMKAVKEGNIDWVTELIKDGARVDAKGEDGDTALIWAVDSRHTECVKALIDAGADLNMEAKNGDTALILAANRGYTDCVKVLLKAGADVNGKNKKGEMPLTEAAYNGRTDSVKALLEAGANVDAQDKDGRTALMWATEDKYPDCVKTLLEAGADVNVKDKDGKTALMRATYNELTNSVKALLGAGANVNVKDNDGRTALMYAIGPYSGHDRGECMKELLAAGVNVNMEDKEGNTALMLATRYNCTKCEKLLREAGAKE
- a CDS encoding PD-(D/E)XK nuclease family protein, producing MIAPVTCPIRSSSLHPAIAVVKKFPPETPSPSAVRPNYLSPSSVKSYLSCSLRFFFERVAQIQKPTTVALHVGKSIHATLQSFNLARWRGEDSSETAMEEAFSAHFLELEKTEGPVDYADEETRKKIRSCAWNTVKAYMASDEVASQMPLGVEVGLSATIPGLSVPVRGVIDLVQHDLTAVDYKSAAAKPDAGHAAFDHELQLVTYQMMIEEATGDTPPSLDLIYLAKTKMPQVIRVKIHPANEQRKQRIADLYRIACEGITTERFHPQPGMQCSWCQYRKECSGWCRQ